In a single window of the Bacillus mycoides genome:
- a CDS encoding cation diffusion facilitator family transporter, with amino-acid sequence MEKDERFKQAEFGAIVGIVGNIILAIVKAVIGYIGNSKALLADAVHSGSDVIGSLAVLFGLRAAKQPPDEDHPYGHGKAESISAIIVAVLLFIVGIEIAISSIKAFSQDLEPPKGITIFAVILSIVVKEGMFQYKYRLGKRINSAAIIANAYEHRSDVFSSIAALIGICAAIIGGKLGIDWLVYADPIAGLFVSILVAKMAWSIGAEAIHATLDHVLHEEDVVPLREAVFQVEGVKKIGSLYAREHGHYVIVDIKVSVDPYITVEEGHRIGKHVKEKLMKQDNVQNVFVHINPYSPN; translated from the coding sequence ATGGAAAAAGATGAACGTTTTAAACAGGCCGAGTTTGGTGCTATTGTCGGAATCGTTGGTAATATTATATTAGCGATTGTAAAAGCGGTAATTGGTTATATTGGAAACAGTAAGGCACTTTTAGCGGATGCAGTGCATTCTGGATCAGATGTAATTGGCTCGTTAGCTGTACTTTTTGGATTACGAGCGGCAAAGCAACCGCCTGATGAAGATCATCCGTATGGTCATGGTAAAGCGGAATCGATTTCAGCGATTATTGTTGCGGTATTATTATTTATTGTTGGAATAGAGATAGCGATTTCGTCTATAAAAGCTTTTTCACAAGATTTGGAACCACCAAAAGGAATTACGATTTTTGCAGTTATTCTTTCGATTGTAGTGAAAGAAGGGATGTTTCAGTATAAATATCGATTAGGGAAGAGGATAAATAGTGCTGCAATTATTGCAAATGCATATGAACATCGTTCGGATGTGTTTTCTTCAATTGCAGCTTTAATCGGCATTTGTGCAGCTATTATCGGCGGTAAGTTAGGTATAGATTGGCTTGTATATGCCGATCCAATTGCGGGATTATTTGTTTCAATTCTCGTTGCTAAGATGGCATGGAGTATTGGAGCAGAAGCTATTCATGCAACGCTCGATCATGTTCTGCATGAAGAAGATGTTGTTCCGCTTAGGGAGGCAGTTTTTCAAGTGGAAGGTGTGAAAAAAATCGGCTCTTTATATGCAAGAGAACATGGCCACTATGTTATTGTCGATATTAAAGTATCTGTAGATCCATATATCACTGTAGAAGAAGGGCACCGCATCGGAAAACATGTAAAAGAAAAACTTATGAAACAAGATAACGTACAAAACGTTTTTGTACATATTAATCCGTATTCTCCAAATTAA
- the recJ gene encoding single-stranded-DNA-specific exonuclease RecJ, translating to MLQPKTRWKEKEYNEELVSELANKLQLSPLVTSLFLGRGLNTEDKIADFLNTADQEFHDPFLLEGMDRTVERVKKAIENGEQILIFGDYDADGVSSTTVLYLALKELGAEVEFYIPNRFTEGYGPNEEAFRWAHSAGFSLIITVDTGIAAVHEAKVAKELGIDLIITDHHEPPPELPEALAIIHPKLEGGVYPFHYLAGVGVAFKVAHALLGRVPEHLLEIAVIGTVADLVSLHGENRLLVQRGLKHMRMTRNIGLKALFKVANVSQSEITEESIGFALAPRINAVGRLEDATPAVHLLLSEDPEEAKELAEEIDELNKLRKDIVKQITEEAIAEVENNFPPEENKVLVLAKEGWNPGVIGIVASKLVERFYRPTIVLSIDPHKETAKGSARSIAGFDLFANLSDCRELLPHFGGHPMAAGMTLNMNDVDELRRRLNEQADVILTAEDFIPITAVDAFCKVEDVTLAAIEDMQKLAPFGVGNPKPRIAVKDAELESIRAIGSDGSHLKMALRDGQATLDTIGFGFGTYAKEISPVAKVSVVGEVSINEWNNFKKPQLMVQDIAVEAWQLFDWRSMRNVEANLAELPKEKITLVYFSEEVLNKFSLEGYKEQLVHASEVAHFDDQYIVLLDLPKGTDELGDVFKAGFPARIYTLFYQENNHLFSTVPTREHFKWYYSFLSQKTPFSLRQYGEQLCRHKGWSKDTVNFMTQVFFELEFVTIKDGVIFMADKKQKRDLIESNTYREKMNHLQLEKELVYSTYQQLYTWFETIRDHK from the coding sequence GTGTTACAACCGAAGACGCGTTGGAAAGAAAAAGAATATAATGAGGAACTAGTGAGTGAATTAGCAAATAAATTGCAACTATCACCTCTTGTGACTTCATTATTTCTTGGCAGAGGCTTAAATACAGAAGATAAGATTGCAGACTTTTTAAATACAGCAGATCAAGAATTTCATGATCCATTTTTACTTGAAGGAATGGATCGGACTGTAGAACGTGTGAAAAAAGCTATTGAAAATGGAGAACAAATATTAATATTTGGCGATTACGATGCGGACGGAGTAAGTAGTACGACTGTGTTATATCTTGCTCTCAAAGAATTAGGTGCAGAAGTAGAGTTTTATATTCCAAATCGTTTTACTGAAGGCTATGGGCCAAATGAAGAAGCGTTTCGTTGGGCGCACAGTGCAGGGTTCTCACTAATTATTACTGTCGATACTGGTATCGCAGCGGTACATGAAGCGAAGGTAGCGAAGGAACTTGGAATAGATCTTATTATTACAGATCATCATGAGCCACCACCAGAATTACCAGAGGCACTTGCGATTATTCACCCGAAATTAGAAGGCGGTGTTTATCCGTTTCATTATTTAGCGGGTGTTGGTGTTGCATTTAAAGTTGCACATGCACTTTTGGGCCGTGTGCCAGAGCATTTGTTGGAAATTGCAGTAATCGGTACGGTAGCCGATTTAGTATCGCTTCATGGTGAAAATAGATTGTTAGTACAGCGTGGACTGAAGCATATGCGAATGACTCGGAATATCGGTTTAAAGGCGTTATTTAAAGTTGCTAACGTTTCGCAAAGCGAAATTACAGAAGAAAGCATCGGGTTCGCACTCGCACCTCGTATTAATGCAGTTGGTCGTTTGGAAGATGCAACACCTGCTGTACACCTTTTATTATCAGAAGATCCAGAGGAAGCGAAAGAGCTAGCTGAAGAAATTGATGAGCTGAACAAACTTCGAAAAGATATTGTAAAGCAAATTACTGAAGAAGCTATCGCTGAAGTCGAAAATAATTTCCCGCCAGAAGAAAATAAAGTATTAGTCCTTGCAAAAGAAGGTTGGAATCCAGGGGTAATTGGAATTGTCGCTTCTAAGTTAGTTGAACGTTTTTATCGTCCAACGATTGTATTAAGCATTGATCCTCATAAAGAAACAGCAAAGGGATCGGCTCGTAGTATTGCAGGATTTGATTTGTTTGCAAACCTTTCAGATTGCCGTGAATTGTTACCGCATTTCGGAGGTCATCCGATGGCAGCGGGAATGACGCTTAATATGAATGATGTGGATGAATTAAGACGCAGGTTAAATGAGCAAGCAGATGTAATTTTAACAGCAGAAGATTTTATTCCGATTACAGCAGTGGATGCATTTTGTAAAGTAGAGGATGTAACGCTTGCCGCGATTGAGGATATGCAAAAGTTAGCGCCATTTGGCGTAGGAAATCCGAAACCGCGTATTGCGGTGAAAGATGCCGAATTAGAAAGTATCCGTGCAATTGGATCTGATGGTTCGCATTTAAAAATGGCTCTTCGTGATGGACAAGCAACACTGGACACGATTGGATTTGGATTTGGTACTTATGCGAAAGAAATCTCTCCAGTTGCGAAGGTTTCTGTAGTAGGAGAAGTGTCCATTAATGAATGGAATAACTTTAAAAAGCCGCAATTAATGGTGCAAGATATTGCTGTAGAGGCATGGCAATTATTTGACTGGCGTAGTATGCGTAATGTAGAAGCAAATTTAGCAGAACTTCCGAAAGAAAAAATAACATTGGTGTATTTTTCTGAAGAGGTATTGAATAAATTTTCTTTAGAAGGCTATAAAGAACAGCTCGTGCATGCATCAGAGGTAGCTCATTTTGATGATCAATACATTGTGCTACTTGATTTGCCGAAAGGAACAGATGAATTAGGTGATGTATTTAAGGCTGGATTCCCAGCTCGAATTTACACGCTATTTTATCAAGAGAATAATCATTTATTTAGTACGGTCCCAACGAGGGAACATTTTAAATGGTACTATTCTTTCTTAAGCCAAAAAACACCATTTTCTTTAAGGCAATATGGGGAACAACTGTGTCGTCATAAAGGTTGGTCAAAAGATACAGTAAATTTCATGACACAGGTGTTTTTTGAGTTAGAATTTGTTACAATAAAAGACGGTGTCATTTTTATGGCAGACAAAAAACAAAAGCGTGATTTAATTGAATCGAACACATATCGTGAGAAAATGAACCACTTACAATTAGAGAAAGAATTGGTTTATAGCACATATCAGCAACTATATACATGGTTTGAAACGATTCGTGATCATAAATAA